A portion of the Glycine max cultivar Williams 82 chromosome 10, Glycine_max_v4.0, whole genome shotgun sequence genome contains these proteins:
- the LOC100803429 gene encoding rho GDP-dissociation inhibitor 1 isoform X1, with product MEGANWRITDEEAGPSSSSGIASTKQQNPPETFHHRKEAEEEEETEEEEEEDVCQHKNITFVPGPLLSLKDQIEKDKEDESLRRWKEKLLGCMESDLDGQIHPEVKFHSIGIISEDFGEVITSLSVDESQNGHILFTLREGSHYQLKLKFSVLHNIVSGLTYCNTVWKGGLQVDQSKGMLGTFAPQKEPYVHALKEDITPSGVLARGVYSAKIKFEDDDRRCHMELKYSLEIKKRGCGSLILDQNNIIEVPLLRDSKINRRLQR from the exons ATGGAGGGTGCAAACTGGAGGATAACAGATGAAGAAGCAGGGCCATCCTCTTCTTCTGGGATTGCTTCAACTAAACAACAAAACCCACCTGAAACTTTTCATCATAGGAAGgaggcagaagaagaagaagaaaccgaggaagaggaagaagaagacgtTTGTCAGCATAAAAATATCACCTTTGTTCCTGGTCCTCTCCTTTCTCTCAAGGATCAGATCGAAAAAGACAAG GAGGATGAGAGCCTAAGGAGATGGAAAGAGAAGCTGTTAGGATGCATGGAAAGTGATTTGGATG GTCAGATACATCCTGAAGTGAAATTCCATTCCATTGGAATAATCTCTGAGGATTTTGGTGAAGTTATTACTTCTTTATCTGTGGATGAAAGCCAAAATGGTCATATTCTGTTTACTCTCAGGGAGGGCTCTCATTATCAGCTTAAGCTCAAATTCAGTGTTCTGCACAACATCGTGTCTGGCTTGACATACTGCAACACTGTGTGGAAAGGAGGGCTTCAAG TTGACCAGAGCAAAGGAATGTTGGGTACCTTTGCTCCCCAAAAAGAACCATATGTACATGCCTTAAAAGAGGACATCACTCCATCTGGTGTGCTTGCAAGGGGTGTATACTCTGCTAAGATTAAG tttgaagatgatgaCAGAAGGTGTCACATGGAACTCAAATATTCGTTAGAGATAAAGAAGAG AGGATGCGGTTCCCTAATTCTCGATCAAAATAACATAATTGAGGTCCCACTACTACGTGACAGCAAGATAAACCGTAGGCTTCAAAGGTGA
- the LOC100803429 gene encoding rho GDP-dissociation inhibitor 1 isoform X2: MEGANWRITDEEAGPSSSSGIASTKQQNPPETFHHRKEAEEEEETEEEEEEDVCQHKNITFVPGPLLSLKDQIEKDKEDESLRRWKEKLLGCMESDLDGQIHPEVKFHSIGIISEDFGEVITSLSVDESQNGHILFTLREGSHYQLKLKFSVLHNIVSGLTYCNTVWKGGLQVDQSKGMLGTFAPQKEPYVHALKEDITPSGVLARGVYSAKIKFEDDDRRCHMELKYSLEIKKSVEDAVP, translated from the exons ATGGAGGGTGCAAACTGGAGGATAACAGATGAAGAAGCAGGGCCATCCTCTTCTTCTGGGATTGCTTCAACTAAACAACAAAACCCACCTGAAACTTTTCATCATAGGAAGgaggcagaagaagaagaagaaaccgaggaagaggaagaagaagacgtTTGTCAGCATAAAAATATCACCTTTGTTCCTGGTCCTCTCCTTTCTCTCAAGGATCAGATCGAAAAAGACAAG GAGGATGAGAGCCTAAGGAGATGGAAAGAGAAGCTGTTAGGATGCATGGAAAGTGATTTGGATG GTCAGATACATCCTGAAGTGAAATTCCATTCCATTGGAATAATCTCTGAGGATTTTGGTGAAGTTATTACTTCTTTATCTGTGGATGAAAGCCAAAATGGTCATATTCTGTTTACTCTCAGGGAGGGCTCTCATTATCAGCTTAAGCTCAAATTCAGTGTTCTGCACAACATCGTGTCTGGCTTGACATACTGCAACACTGTGTGGAAAGGAGGGCTTCAAG TTGACCAGAGCAAAGGAATGTTGGGTACCTTTGCTCCCCAAAAAGAACCATATGTACATGCCTTAAAAGAGGACATCACTCCATCTGGTGTGCTTGCAAGGGGTGTATACTCTGCTAAGATTAAG tttgaagatgatgaCAGAAGGTGTCACATGGAACTCAAATATTCGTTAGAGATAAAGAAGAG TGTAGAGGATGCGGTTCCCTAA